Genomic window (Paenibacillus sp. 37):
TGACGTGGATGTGGATCTGACCAGCAAGCTGAGTGTGGAGAAACAAAGTATTTTCTTCCGTTTGAGCGAGACAACCAAAACGGCTAATGTCGTTGTAACGGCTTCGTATCCAAACAGCAGCGATGTGAATGTAACGGATCAGGCAACATGGACATCCAGCAACGAGAAGGTTGCAACGGTGTTCAAGGGACAGATCACAGCGATTAGTGCAGGTTCAACAACGATCAAAGCAACCTATAGTGGAAAAACTGTAGAAATTGCTGTAGATGTAGATACGGCAAGATATCTGGATATCAAAGATGTAAATGACAAACTCGCCATGAGTGTTACAGGTGATAACAAGTCCAAGACATTGGTAGCCAATGCCGAATATATTGATGCCAGTACAGAAAATGTAACTTCCAAAGCAACATGGACTTCAAGCAATCCAGATGTTGTATATGTATCAAACGGTGATCTGATTGCATACAAATCCGGTACGGCTACGATCACTGTAGCTTATGGCGGTAAAACAGCTAAGTTCACAGTGAATGTAGACGTAGCAGACAAGTATGAGATGGACAAGAAAAAAGCATCGGTAGCCGTTGGTGGAACGACTTCTGCCAAAGTACTGGCGTTGTATGGTGAAACATCCAAAGATGTATCTGAAGATGCAACTTGGAGCAGCAGCAGCGACAAAATCGCTGAGGTAGATAGCAAAGGGGTTATCACAGGTGTTGCTACAGGTAAAGTAACCATTACCGCGAAGATTGAAGGCAAAACACTGACTCTGCCTGTTGAAGTAGGTATGGCTAGTGGACTGGAAGCAGATGTGAACTTCGTTGTTCTGTCTGCCAAAGAAACTCAGACGATCCTTCTAACAGGTACGGATGAGGACGGCAACACGTTGGATGTTACATCCGAAGCAACCTGGAAATCCAGCAATGCACGTGTAGCGGATGTGAAAAAAGGCGTGATCACAGGTAACAGCAGTGGTAAAGCCAACATCACAGCAGAATATGGTTCCAAAAAAGTGACGATCCAAGTTGAAGTGGATGTCATCTCACGTATTGAAGCTTCCGAGCCGGTCCTTTCCCTGAAATCAGGCGATACAGCTGATCTGACGGTAACTGCCTTCTTGAGCGACGGTAGCGAGCGTGATGTTACGGACAAAGCTGAATGGAAAACGAACAGCTACAAAGTAGCTCAAGTGACCAAAGGTAAAGTCAAAGCTACAGGTTCAGGTAAAGCCAAAATCACAGCCAAATACGGTAGCAAGTCTGTAACGATTGCTCTAGATGTGGATACACTGAAATATTTGCAGACGGATAAAGTGACGTTGACCATGAAACCTGGTGAAAAGGTAACTGTGGCGGCTACTGCAACGTATGCTGATGGCAGTGAAGCTAATGTATCCAAACCGGCTCTCTGGAAATCTTCCCGTATTGCAACAGCATCGGTGAAAGATGGAATCATTCAGGCGAACGGCAAAGGTAAAGCAACAATTACGGTGACATTTGCAGGTG
Coding sequences:
- a CDS encoding Ig domain-containing protein; the encoded protein is MLKPRLTKYMVMMLVLMLSISNVGLAAAADKELSKIVVSKNEMSLEVGDSGSVTVTGVYSDNTSANVTISTTWSSEDTSIATVYNGAITAKKEGKATITAAYQGQSQTVQVKVTKKVKALSKNVQSLDLRTGDTKEIILTATYSDNETNNAAASTAEWSTSDEKVATVVNGKVTGQSAGTAVITAKVGSQSVTVDVNVEVVKRVDVDKQQVNLLLNKSESVKVTATYPDGTTKDVTDLAEWTSSNEKVADVLKGEITGYSAGSAKITAKYGTKSVSVDVDVDLTSKLSVEKQSIFFRLSETTKTANVVVTASYPNSSDVNVTDQATWTSSNEKVATVFKGQITAISAGSTTIKATYSGKTVEIAVDVDTARYLDIKDVNDKLAMSVTGDNKSKTLVANAEYIDASTENVTSKATWTSSNPDVVYVSNGDLIAYKSGTATITVAYGGKTAKFTVNVDVADKYEMDKKKASVAVGGTTSAKVLALYGETSKDVSEDATWSSSSDKIAEVDSKGVITGVATGKVTITAKIEGKTLTLPVEVGMASGLEADVNFVVLSAKETQTILLTGTDEDGNTLDVTSEATWKSSNARVADVKKGVITGNSSGKANITAEYGSKKVTIQVEVDVISRIEASEPVLSLKSGDTADLTVTAFLSDGSERDVTDKAEWKTNSYKVAQVTKGKVKATGSGKAKITAKYGSKSVTIALDVDTLKYLQTDKVTLTMKPGEKVTVAATATYADGSEANVSKPALWKSSRIATASVKDGIIQANGKGKATITVTFAGVKTKVTVVVEAK